The region CTTCAGATGCTATAAAAAACACTAAAATAGTAAAATTAGATAAAGAGATAAAAGAGCCTACTATTTTAAATATTAATGGATTTGAATTTCAAATAATTCCTGTGGGAACAAAAGCTCATACAAGCGATGATTTATTCGTTTATGTACCTCAAATAAAAACTCTTTTTTCAAGCGATTTAGTAATGAACGGAAGAATAACATCCAATAGAGATGGTTCAGTGATAGGTCAACTAAAAGCTATAAAAATGATTGAAGAGATGGATTATAAAAACCTAATTCCTGGACATGGTTTAGATACAAGCAAAAATGCAATAAATGAAACAAAACAATATTTCACACTATTAAAACAAAGAGTACTAGAAGCAATTGAAGAAGATGTTGGAGCTGCTAATATAACAAAAGTTATAAAGATGGAAGAGTTTAAAAATAAAGCTTTATATGATGAATTAAATTCTAGAAATGTATTTGATGCCTATGGGGAATTAGAATTTTATGAAGAGGAATAAATTATTCCTCTTCTAACATTTCAGTTATAGCTTCAATTGAAGTATCTGTCATATCTAAATCTATATGCCCTGCCCCTTCAACTTTAATTAGTTTTGCATTTAAACCTTTTTCTTTTGCAATATCAAAAAATGATGTAGTAACTTCAGGTTTAGATATTTCATCTTTTGTTCCATATATAAAAAGAATTTTTGCCTCTTTATTAACATCATCAATAACATCAACTAATGATATTAAATCACCTTTTTCCTCTTTATGAATATCATATCTACCACCTGCAAGTGCAATGTTTTGGATTAAATCTGGTTTTAATCCCATTAGTGTAGCACCCATCATAGCTCCTGCACTATGCCCAATATAAGTAACTTCTTCAGCATTATATTTTTCTTTCAAAGATGAGATTAATTCACCCAAAAATAAAACATACTCTTTTTTTGCTGCTAAGTTTTTAACACCTTTATGAGCTAAAGATGTAAAATTGTTTGTTGATGAACCTGAATACCCAGGAAGTGCAACTGCAATTGTCGTCAAATCAGTATTCATATTCATAGTTTCTGCAAAAGGAGCATATCTACCTAAAGTATTTGTTCCTTCATCCCAAGTACCATGTACAATTACTACAATTCTATCATTTGATTCACCCTTATAAGCTCTATATTCAATACACTCACCACCGGCAAAAATAAAATTGTTTTTTGTACACTCTTCTTTACTAATTTTACTTGCTTGTAAGCTTAAAGAGAAAGCAAAAAACAATAGTAACAATGAAACTTTTTTAAACATTTTAACTCCTTTTTTGTGTTTGATTTATTCTATAAAAATAGGCTTAGTTCTATATTTATTTTTTATTATAAATAAATATAGAAACTAAATTTAATGTAGTTATTTATTATATAAGTTTAGTAAGCGATTATACCTACATATCCTGCAACTTGTCTTTCTATAAGTTCAACAATACCTGCTTGAACATAAGATACACCATCTATAAAATCATCTTTAGTCCACTTCATTGTTTCCATAGTATTTTTACACACTATGAACTCAACATCATACTCCATTAATGAATTTATTCTTGTTAATGTAGCTTTATCATAATCCTTTTTTAAGGCCCTTACACCATTTCCATAGGAGATTACAACAACTTTTAAACTCTCTTCTGGATACTCTTTTAAAATGTTGTAAATTGTACTTAAATTGTGATTTACTTTTTTTAAATCTGAATCATATAATTGTATAGCAACTTTTCTTGGTTCATCAAAAGTTGGTTGAGGGTTACTAAATGTTGATTCAGCATAACTAAATATAGTTATAAATACAAATAATAAAATTTTTTTCATCTTAATCCTTTATGACGCAATGTAATCAATATTTTCTTCTAATATTTCTATTTTAGAATTCTTAGAAATTTTACCGCTTTTTTCTATTTTACAATATAATCCTCTAGATTTTTTTAATAACTTTGGTAACTTTTTATCAAAAACTGACAAATGGTTACAAATAGTACATTTCTCAGTAATTATGATGATTGCATCATCAATTTTGATCTTAGTTCCAATATTTAATTCATGTGGATTAAAGTCAAAAAGAATATTTTCACCTAAACTTCCATACTCTAAGTCAATAGAATACTCTTTTGCTATATCATAACTATATTTTCCAACAATCATTACAGTTTTATCTAAATCATCAGCTGCAAATTTATCATCTTTTATTCCATAATTAAATATCAGTTCTAAAGTATCAACTTGTGGTCTTGGTAATCCACTTTGTCCAACTTTGGCACTAAATGTATCTAGAATTTTCATTATTATAAATTTTCCTTTAATATTTGTAAAAAGTCTTTTTTAACCCAAGCTCCAGGATAAGTATGTAAAAGCTCTCCACTTGTAGTTAAAAAGAAAAAAGTAGGAGTCATCCCTTTAAAATATTTTTTTAAATCAAATGGTAATTTAACAAAATCAACATCAACTTCTAAAAATATAAAATCCTCATTTATCGCTTCTTCAACTTCAGTTAAAGACAAAACTTCTTTTTTCATTTTTTTACAGAAATAGCAAGTTTGAGAAGTGGCAAATACAATTATCTGTTTCCCCTCTTTATTAGCTTTTTCTAAAATCTTTTTTTCATCATAATCTTTTGTTAAAACTTTTACTGGCTTTGGATTCTTTTTTAATCTATCTTCTTTATACCCCATAAAATACTGTGCTAAAAGCTCTGCCTCTTCATCACTTATATCCATTGGATCTTTTTTCTTATAATACTTTAATACATGTGCATCACAAATACTATCATTTATATCAGGGTTAGCTAAATAGTTTTTAAGATACTCTTCTATCTCAATTGATCTCATCTCAGGATCATTTGGATCACCAATTTTTTTACTACTCTCCATAATTGCCCAAGCTAACATATTTTCTGTTGGTATAGTTAAATTAAGTAGTGTATTATTTCTTTCAAAGAAATTCTCTTTTAGTTTTTTAAATGAAATATATGATTTATGACATGTAGAACATTTATTTTTAAATAGAGTTTCTCCCTCTTTAAAGTCTGCATTTAAATTTACTACTAAAAAAATAGAAAATAGTAAAAAAAATCCCTTTTTAATCATTTTTTCTCCTTCAACTTAACAGATATTTTAAAATAAATATCTATTAAATTGAAGAAGAGATAAAGTATCTCTTCTTAATTTAATTAAATGATTCCAGGATTCCCTTTGATACCTACGATATCAGGAGTATCAACTTTTAAGTTAGCTATATGTTTAACATTTTTTAAGTATGCTTCAACAGTTTCCCAAACTGGTTCACCCGGTGACTTAGAACCAACGGTAGACCAACCTGCAACTTTATAGTTTTTGCTAGGAACAATTTTTTCTCCAGTTTTTGTAAGTGTAATTTCCGAAATTCTTTCACCCATTTTTGCAGTTGGATTGATTTTATAAGAGATTCCACCTGTTCTAACCATATCTCCACCTTGTTGATAAAAAGGATCAGGATTAAATAAATTATCAGCTACATCTTCTAAAATATCTTTTATCATTTGACCTGTTCTATCAGCAACATAGGTTTCTGGATATGTCATTGCTGTTTGTGTCATAAGATCATCAAAAGTAATTGCTTGACCAGGCATAACAGATGTTCCCCATCTAAATCCAGGAGATAAAGAGATTTGTGCATCTTTAATATCAGTTAAAGCATCACAGATGATCTGATCCCAAGAACCATTAAAATTGCCTCTTCTAAATAAAGTTTCTTCTGTAGTTGCAATCTCTCTTGTTAATTCTTTCATAAAAGGTGCTCTTACATCTTGAATATATTTTTTCATAGAAGGCTCTTCTGGAATTAAATCAGAAAAAATTGGAAGAAGTGTAAATTTGAAATCTTTTACTTTTCCATTTTGAATATCTAAATCAAGTACATTTAAGAATTTACCATTTGAACCAGCATTACAAACATATGTAACACCATCTTCATTTTTAACAGGATATGCTTCAGGTACACCATCATGTGTATGTCCACCCATAATAAAATCTATTCCAGTTACAACCTCTGCCATTTTTTTATCTGTATCATACCCATTATGAGATAATACTATAACAGCATCTGGTTTTTCATTTTCTCTAATATCATTTACTATATCTTGCATATTCTCATCATTAATAGAGAAAGTCCAATCAGGTATAAATCTTTGTGGATTAGCAATAGTAGTATAAGGGAAAGCCTGACCAATAATAGCTACTCTTGCATTTCCTAATTTTTTAATTGTATATGGTTTAAATGCATAACCTTCATCAACATCATATGCTTGCATTGCAATATCAGTTTCTTCAAATAAAGCATCCTCTTTAACTTTTACGTTTTGTGCTAAAAACTCAGCATCAAGCATTTTTACATTTTCTAAAACTTCTTCAGCTTTATAAGTAAATTCCCAGTGTCCAACGGCTACATCTACACCTAGAAGATTCATGGCACCAACCATATCTTTACCTCTAGTATAAAGAGCAGTAGCACTTCCTTGCCAAGTATCACCACCATCTAATAATAAAGTTTTTTCTTTACCAAAATTGTTTCTTAAAAAATCTACAACAGTTTTAATCTGTGCAAAACCACCAGTTCTACCCATTGCTTTTGCATGTTTTTCAAAGTTTACACAAGAATATGCATATTCTAGTCTTTTGTTACCTTTTATTCCATAATAATCCAAGAATTTTTCACCAACAATATGTGGTGGTTTTCCAAAATTACTATCAAATCCTAAGTTCACACTTGGCTCTCTAAAATACACTGGTAAAAGTTGTGCATGAGAGTCTGTCATATGCATAAGTCTAGCATTTCCAAATGGCTTAAGTTTATAATAATCCTCAAGCTTATTAGTATCTGTCATTCTAGTATGTGAATTAGCAAATACAGGTGCAGCACCAAGTACTGCCATCATATAAACAAATTCTCTTCTACTTAATTTACTCATTTAATTAATCCCTTCAAATAAATTTAGAGACATTTCTAAATTACTTACCAGATCCTACTACTGTAAAACCTAAAGATGCCCAAGCTTGCATACCACCTCTGTAGTATTTGATTTTTTCAGCTGGATATCCCATTTTTAATAATGCAAATTTTGCATTTTTAACCATACCTGGAGTTTGTCCACACCAATAACCATTGCAATATAAAGCTAAAGTTTTTGCTTTAGAAAAATCAAGTGTTCCATCCTCTTTTTCAACAACACCCATTTCATCTTCCATCATCTCAATAGCAGTATCTCTTTCATCAAAATTTGTAAATGGAACATTTACAGCACCTGGTATTCTAAGCTTAGCATACCAACCTGGTTTTCTTGAATCAATAATTGCAATAGTATTATCAGTTTGTGCTTTTTTCATATATTCAATAAACTCTATTTCACCTACAGTTTCAACACCTGGTGCTAAAGTCATTGGTTGAGGAGTCCCTCTATTTGTAGTATCATATAATGGTGAAATTTTATTACCTGCTGTTTGATTTCTCATAAGAGTAAATTTTTCTCCATTTAGATTCATTTCAATAGATTTAACACCTTTTGAAATTGGTACAAATTTTTCGTCACCTTCTGCTATAGCACTTACAGAACAAATTCCAGCTACAGCTGACGCGATAAGTAATTTTTTTAGAATTGTCATTAGTTTTATCCTTAATTTCATTTCATATCTGTTTTAAAAGTAAAAAAGTCAAGATAAAATCTTGACTTTAAAATTTAATATTTGTATCCATCACCTGGAATAGCAAGTCTCCAAGTTTTTTCAGCTTCTGCTGATTGTGCTAAAGCAGAGATTGCAAATTTACAAGCTCTTTGAGCTGCATAATCAGTAGGTAGTTTTGTTTTAGATGGTTTTCCTTTAAATGTTAAAGGATTTACCTCTTTTGCTCCTGTTTTAATCGCCTCTTCAACAGAAATGATTAAATCTGAATTATTTACAGTAAGTCTTCTATACTCTAAACCTTTTGCCTTAGCAACTTCATTATATTTTTTAGCTGTTGCAATTACATTTTCAATACCATTTTTTTCTACACTACATACAACTTTTTCATCTTCATTAACAGCTGATGCTATACTTGGTGAAGAAGAACTTACACAAGCAGTCAATGAAAACATAGCTGCTGTTACTAATGATAAATTTAATAATTTTTTCATAATAATCTCCTACTTATTTTCTTATATCTGGACCGTCAATTTTCATACCATTTGACATATATGCCATGAAAAATAGTAGTTCTTTCATCTCTTTAGAATCGTTTGCAGGTGGCACTTGACCTTGATCTTTAATACATCCTGACATTCTTCTTTCTAAAGTTCCTAAACCATCATTATTTTTATCACCAGCTGCCCATTTTAATCTATAAACAGGGAAATGAGTAACTTGTCCTAAGAAAGGAGATAAACTTTCGTTTCTAACTCTTTGTCCTGCACCTTGAACATGGCATTCAGCACAACTAAGTTTTAGATAACCTCTTTGAGTATAATAATACTTTTTACCTCTTTCATAAGCAGCAGCTGCTTCTGCACTATCAATTTTTACATCAATAGTTTTTTCGTCATCTTGTGCTGATTTAGCAAAGAAAGCCTCTAAATGTGCAATTTTACCTTTAGTCGTTTTCCATGCTTTTTCACCATTTGAAGTAAGACATTGGTTAATAGCAACTGTTAAAGTTTGTACATCTTTTTTTGTTTCATCAAAATATGGATACATTGAACCTGCTTCTGCAGGGTTAGGGAAACAATCTTGAAATGATTTACCATTTGCAAACGGTTTTTCATAAAGTGCTTCACCATATTCAATGAATTCTTCAGTTGGAGGAAATTCTTTAATCTCTTCATAAGACATTCTTCCATTTTTAGAAAATGAATAGTTTCCTTCTGAAAAATCTTGAAATTTTAATCCACTAATAAAATTATTTTCTAACTCATCATCTGTTGAATAAGGAAAGAAAACATTTTTATCTTTTAATGGATTATCAAATTTTGCTTCAAAATATTTTACTAAAGCAATTCTATCTTTTTCAGCTTGTGCATTAAAATCTGAAGCATTTAATGTACAAGTAGCTATTGCAACAAGTGCAGCTGTTTTTGCAATTTTTAATAACATACATATCTCCTTAAGTCTTTTTAACCACTCCAAAGAGTGATTAATTATTTAATTTTTTGTTTATCTGCTTGAGTATTACCTTTTAAATCAACCCAAGAAAACTCAACTTCATCACCTTTTTTAGCTCCAACAGCATCTGCGTTGAACATAAATTTCATATAAGGATTTTTTGATAAAAATTGACTTGTAGAAACTTCATATACTATTTTTCCATTTACTTTTGCTACAACATAAGTAATGAAATTTGCTTCTTTTTTTGCTCTTTCAGCTTCTTGATAACTTAACATATCGTGTTTAGCAAGTGCTTTAACAGTTACAACACCTTTTTTTAATTTTGCTTTAATTCTAGTTTTAGCCATTATAATTCCTTTTTTCTATTTATTGTTTTGTAAAATTTATTTAATCTTTAATGATAATTGAACTAAATCAACCACCACATCCACCGATTGTTACTTTTACATCTTTAGATGCAGAATATAATTTACCACCATCTTCAACAACTGCTGTAACTTTTCCAGTTTTTGCCATTTTGATTCTAATACCATAATCAATAATTCCACCTTCTGGAACTGTAAATACAGCAACAGTTGTTTCTGGATTAGCATCTTGGAATATTGCAACTTTTGAACCTGATTTTGCAGTAACTGTAACAGGAATAACTGCACCATTTTCAGCGATGTCAGGAGCACTTAACTCAACATTACCTTCAACTGTAGCTGAAGTTCCAAATAACTCTTTAATAGCTACATCAACTTTTTTTGCTGTAAATGCCTTAGGCTTTGTTTCTCTAAAGTTAACAGCACTTAACGTACTTGGTGCCATTGAAACAGCTAATGCACCTAAACCTAAACCTAAAAAATTTCTTCTGTTTATCATATCTTTTCCTTTTTAAATTTATTAATCTATTGTTTTTAAATAAGCAATAACTGCTTTTATTTCACCGTCACTTAACCATCCATTTTTACCAAATGCAGGCATTTGTGAAATTGGATTATCAACATTTGGATCATATATTTTATTATATAATGCTTCATCAGGCCAATATTTTAAGGCTTGAAGTTTTGGTCCCATGCTTCCTGGTCCATCAATATTTTTTCCATTTGCAGCATGACAAGCTAAACAGTTACCCAGATTTTTAGTATTAAAAATCTTTTCACCTTTTTTTACTAAATCTTCATTAGCTGAAGATAAAGTAACAGCAAGTGCACTGATAGCTGTTGCAACAGCTAAACTTTTGATTAATTTCATTGCTTTCTCCTTTATTTACTAGAGTTGATCATAAAATCAACAATCTTTTTAAAATCTGCATCTGATAAATCAGCACCACCTTTTGGAGGCATTGCATTAATTCCATTGATACCATTAGCATAAACTACATCTTTACCTTTTGCTAAAACTGCATCCCAAGCATCTTTATTACCAACAACAGGTGCACCTATAGCTTCATTTGCATGACAAGCTGCACAATATGTTTCATAATCTTTTTGAGCTTGACTCACCTCTTTAGCACCAGCAACTTTCCATGATCTTTCAGTAGATGCAGGTGGTTCAAAGTCATTAAGTTCATTTTTGATTCTAAGAACTGGTACTTCACCTTTAATACAATCATTCATACATCTTGTACCTGTACCATAATTTTTAGAGTCACTTAAAAATGCTTTCATATTTTCTACACCTTTTTTAGGATCTTCAGGTGTATCTACATTTGGATAAAATCCATCTCTATTAGGCATTTTTATTTTTAAGAAGTTTTCTTTATCTAATACATATTCATCATCTAACTCTTCACCATCAATCTTAACACCATTTTCCATTAATAAATAAGCTACTAAAGCATATGTTTCACTATTTGATAATGATTTTGGATGAGGGAAAGGCATAGCATCTTGAATATACCAAAATAAAGTACTTGCATATGGCCAGTATGTACCAATTGTTTTCACAGGTGGCTCAACACCCGGATTTTTGTCGGCTGGGTTTAATAATTGATTTTTTAATGAACTTGTAGAAGAACTACCTGCTGATAATGTTGGATAACCTTTACCACCAGTACCAAATTCACCATGACACATTGAACATTGTGAATCATAAAGTTCATTACCCCATTCTACTGAACCTTCTGCTTTTTTTGGATTACCATCTTCATCAAGAACAACTTTTCCATTTTTAGTATCAAACTCCGGCAGTCCTGTTCCATCAGGCATTACATCAATATTCCATGCTGCTATTTCTGTTTTTGTTGGTGTTCTACCATTATTGTATTTTTCTACTTTTTGAGTATTTACATGATAAGAAGTATATTTACCATCTTTTACCTCATATTTAACAGCTCCATCAACAGATCTGCTGTTATTAGAAGCACATGCAGTAATTAATAATGATGTAGCAACTATACTTAAACCAACTAATGTTTTTTTAAGCGTGATGTTTTCTAATGTGAACATTATTAACCTCCCCATTTGCTTTTACTTCCCAAGTAACAATTGCATTTCTGTGATATACAGATTCTACACCTACTACAGAAGTTTCTTGATCAATAGTTGGTTGAACATTGCCTGCATCATCTACAGCCCTACTAGATAAAAACATAGGTTTCCCTTCCCATTTAAATATATAAGAGAATCTTGTCCATGCTTTTGGTAAAACTAATCCTTTTAAACTAGCTTCAACCCAATTATCACCACCATCAAAAGAAATATCAACATGCTTAATTGTACCGTGACCAGACCAAGCTAAACCTTCGATTTCAACTAAATCACCTTTTTTAAGGTTAGTCCAAGGTTTTTCAGGACATGGTGAAGTAACTACAGAAT is a window of Halarcobacter sp. DNA encoding:
- a CDS encoding MBL fold metallo-hydrolase gives rise to the protein MKKTISSILILSTVSLFGFDYNLKPEKVNENTWCFLGKLEAPSKQNGGFMSNHCYVNTGKSYVLIDSGGTYEIARQAYEQMKKTDNLPVDTVILTHEHDDHWLGASFHKEKFNSTLIGSSLINKNYNENSKTRMFKMITSDAIKNTKIVKLDKEIKEPTILNINGFEFQIIPVGTKAHTSDDLFVYVPQIKTLFSSDLVMNGRITSNRDGSVIGQLKAIKMIEEMDYKNLIPGHGLDTSKNAINETKQYFTLLKQRVLEAIEEDVGAANITKVIKMEEFKNKALYDELNSRNVFDAYGELEFYEEE
- a CDS encoding rhodanese-like domain-containing protein, which codes for MTILKKLLIASAVAGICSVSAIAEGDEKFVPISKGVKSIEMNLNGEKFTLMRNQTAGNKISPLYDTTNRGTPQPMTLAPGVETVGEIEFIEYMKKAQTDNTIAIIDSRKPGWYAKLRIPGAVNVPFTNFDERDTAIEMMEDEMGVVEKEDGTLDFSKAKTLALYCNGYWCGQTPGMVKNAKFALLKMGYPAEKIKYYRGGMQAWASLGFTVVGSGK
- the soxY gene encoding thiosulfate oxidation carrier protein SoxY; translated protein: MINRRNFLGLGLGALAVSMAPSTLSAVNFRETKPKAFTAKKVDVAIKELFGTSATVEGNVELSAPDIAENGAVIPVTVTAKSGSKVAIFQDANPETTVAVFTVPEGGIIDYGIRIKMAKTGKVTAVVEDGGKLYSASKDVKVTIGGCGG
- a CDS encoding thioredoxin family protein, giving the protein MIKKGFFLLFSIFLVVNLNADFKEGETLFKNKCSTCHKSYISFKKLKENFFERNNTLLNLTIPTENMLAWAIMESSKKIGDPNDPEMRSIEIEEYLKNYLANPDINDSICDAHVLKYYKKKDPMDISDEEAELLAQYFMGYKEDRLKKNPKPVKVLTKDYDEKKILEKANKEGKQIIVFATSQTCYFCKKMKKEVLSLTEVEEAINEDFIFLEVDVDFVKLPFDLKKYFKGMTPTFFFLTTSGELLHTYPGAWVKKDFLQILKENL
- a CDS encoding c-type cytochrome, giving the protein MFTLENITLKKTLVGLSIVATSLLITACASNNSRSVDGAVKYEVKDGKYTSYHVNTQKVEKYNNGRTPTKTEIAAWNIDVMPDGTGLPEFDTKNGKVVLDEDGNPKKAEGSVEWGNELYDSQCSMCHGEFGTGGKGYPTLSAGSSSTSSLKNQLLNPADKNPGVEPPVKTIGTYWPYASTLFWYIQDAMPFPHPKSLSNSETYALVAYLLMENGVKIDGEELDDEYVLDKENFLKIKMPNRDGFYPNVDTPEDPKKGVENMKAFLSDSKNYGTGTRCMNDCIKGEVPVLRIKNELNDFEPPASTERSWKVAGAKEVSQAQKDYETYCAACHANEAIGAPVVGNKDAWDAVLAKGKDVVYANGINGINAMPPKGGADLSDADFKKIVDFMINSSK
- the soxZ gene encoding thiosulfate oxidation carrier complex protein SoxZ, which codes for MAKTRIKAKLKKGVVTVKALAKHDMLSYQEAERAKKEANFITYVVAKVNGKIVYEVSTSQFLSKNPYMKFMFNADAVGAKKGDEVEFSWVDLKGNTQADKQKIK
- the soxA gene encoding sulfur oxidation c-type cytochrome SoxA; the encoded protein is MLLKIAKTAALVAIATCTLNASDFNAQAEKDRIALVKYFEAKFDNPLKDKNVFFPYSTDDELENNFISGLKFQDFSEGNYSFSKNGRMSYEEIKEFPPTEEFIEYGEALYEKPFANGKSFQDCFPNPAEAGSMYPYFDETKKDVQTLTVAINQCLTSNGEKAWKTTKGKIAHLEAFFAKSAQDDEKTIDVKIDSAEAAAAYERGKKYYYTQRGYLKLSCAECHVQGAGQRVRNESLSPFLGQVTHFPVYRLKWAAGDKNNDGLGTLERRMSGCIKDQGQVPPANDSKEMKELLFFMAYMSNGMKIDGPDIRK
- a CDS encoding MOSC domain-containing protein codes for the protein MKILDTFSAKVGQSGLPRPQVDTLELIFNYGIKDDKFAADDLDKTVMIVGKYSYDIAKEYSIDLEYGSLGENILFDFNPHELNIGTKIKIDDAIIIITEKCTICNHLSVFDKKLPKLLKKSRGLYCKIEKSGKISKNSKIEILEENIDYIAS
- the soxB gene encoding thiosulfohydrolase SoxB, coding for MSKLSRREFVYMMAVLGAAPVFANSHTRMTDTNKLEDYYKLKPFGNARLMHMTDSHAQLLPVYFREPSVNLGFDSNFGKPPHIVGEKFLDYYGIKGNKRLEYAYSCVNFEKHAKAMGRTGGFAQIKTVVDFLRNNFGKEKTLLLDGGDTWQGSATALYTRGKDMVGAMNLLGVDVAVGHWEFTYKAEEVLENVKMLDAEFLAQNVKVKEDALFEETDIAMQAYDVDEGYAFKPYTIKKLGNARVAIIGQAFPYTTIANPQRFIPDWTFSINDENMQDIVNDIRENEKPDAVIVLSHNGYDTDKKMAEVVTGIDFIMGGHTHDGVPEAYPVKNEDGVTYVCNAGSNGKFLNVLDLDIQNGKVKDFKFTLLPIFSDLIPEEPSMKKYIQDVRAPFMKELTREIATTEETLFRRGNFNGSWDQIICDALTDIKDAQISLSPGFRWGTSVMPGQAITFDDLMTQTAMTYPETYVADRTGQMIKDILEDVADNLFNPDPFYQQGGDMVRTGGISYKINPTAKMGERISEITLTKTGEKIVPSKNYKVAGWSTVGSKSPGEPVWETVEAYLKNVKHIANLKVDTPDIVGIKGNPGII
- the soxX gene encoding sulfur oxidation c-type cytochrome SoxX gives rise to the protein MKLIKSLAVATAISALAVTLSSANEDLVKKGEKIFNTKNLGNCLACHAANGKNIDGPGSMGPKLQALKYWPDEALYNKIYDPNVDNPISQMPAFGKNGWLSDGEIKAVIAYLKTID
- a CDS encoding DsrE family protein — protein: MKKILLFVFITIFSYAESTFSNPQPTFDEPRKVAIQLYDSDLKKVNHNLSTIYNILKEYPEESLKVVVISYGNGVRALKKDYDKATLTRINSLMEYDVEFIVCKNTMETMKWTKDDFIDGVSYVQAGIVELIERQVAGYVGIIAY
- a CDS encoding alpha/beta fold hydrolase, with translation MFKKVSLLLLFFAFSLSLQASKISKEECTKNNFIFAGGECIEYRAYKGESNDRIVVIVHGTWDEGTNTLGRYAPFAETMNMNTDLTTIAVALPGYSGSSTNNFTSLAHKGVKNLAAKKEYVLFLGELISSLKEKYNAEEVTYIGHSAGAMMGATLMGLKPDLIQNIALAGGRYDIHKEEKGDLISLVDVIDDVNKEAKILFIYGTKDEISKPEVTTSFFDIAKEKGLNAKLIKVEGAGHIDLDMTDTSIEAITEMLEEE